One Cynocephalus volans isolate mCynVol1 chromosome 5, mCynVol1.pri, whole genome shotgun sequence DNA window includes the following coding sequences:
- the LOC134378012 gene encoding mortality factor 4-like protein 1 — translation MAPKQDPKPKFQEGERVLCFHGPLLYEAKCVKVAIKDKQVKYFIHYSGWNKNWDEWVPESRVLKYVDTNLQKQRELQKANQEQYAEGKMRGAAPGKKTSGLQQKNVEVKTKKNKQKTPGNGDGGSTSETPQPPRKKRARVDPTVENEETFMNRVEVKVKIPEELKPWLVDDWDLITRQKQLFYLPAKKNVDSILEDYANYKKSRGNTDNKEYAVNEVVAGIKEYFNVMLGTQLLYKFERPQYAEILADHPDAPMSQVYGAPHLLRLFVRIGAMLAYTPLDEKSLALLLNYLHDFLKYLAKNSATLFSASDYEVAPPEYHRKAV, via the coding sequence ATGGCGCCGAAGCAGGACCCGAAGCCTAAATTCCAGGAGGGTGAGCGAGTGCTATGCTTTCATGGGCCTCTTCTTTATGAAGCAAAGTGTGTAAAGGTTGCCATAAAGGACAAACAAGTGAAATACTTTATACATTACAGTGGTTGGAATAAAAATTGGGATGAATGGGTTCCAGAAAGCAGAGTACTCAAATATGTGGATACCAATCTGCAGAAACAGCGAGAACTTCAAAAAGCCAATCAGGAGCAGTATGCAGAGGGGAAGATGAGAGGGGCTGCCCCCGGGAAGAAGACATCTGGTCTGCAACAGAAAAATgttgaagtgaaaacaaaaaagaacaagcaGAAAACACCTGGAAATGGAGATGGTGGCAGTACCAGTGAGACACCTCAGCCTCCTCGGAAGAAAAGGGCCCGGGTAGATCCTACTGTTGAAAATGAGGAAACATTCATGAACAGAGTCGAAGTTAAAGTAAAGATTCCTGAAGAACTAAAACCATGGCTTGTTGATGACTGGGACTTAATTACCAGGCAAAAACAGCTCTTTTATCTTCCTGCCAAGAAGAATGTGGACTCCATTCTAGAGGATTATGCAAACTACAAGAAATCTCGAGGAAACACAGATAATAAGGAGTATGCTGTTAATGAAGTTGTGGCAGGGATAAAAGAATACTTCAATGTAATGTTGGGCACTCAGCTACTCTACAAATTTGAGAGACCACAGTATGCTGAAATCCTCGCAGATCACCCTGATGCACCCATGTCCCAGGTGTATGGAGCGCCACATCTCCTGAGATTATTTGTACGAATCGGAGCGATGTTGGCCTATACACCCCTGGATGAGAAGAGCCTTGCTTTATTACTGAATTATCTTCACGATTTCTTAAAGTACCTGGCAAAAAATTCTGCAACTTTGTTTAGTGCCAGCGATTATGAAGTGGCTCCTCCTGAATACCATCGGAAAGCTGTGTGA